A genomic stretch from Anaerolinea thermophila UNI-1 includes:
- the ftsY gene encoding signal recognition particle-docking protein FtsY, with amino-acid sequence MADLFSKWKNGLEKTRKAAFGRIATLFGATQINTETWEELEAILVQADLGIETTEEIIQALKQHVVQEGLTRTEELQHALREVLIQRLDPTPVVDFSYQKPAIILLVGVNGSGKTTTAAKLGWQFSRAGKTVLLAAADTFRAAAVDQLQVWGERLGLPVIAGQPNADPAAVAFDAIQSAISKKIDIVLVDTAGRLHTRYNLMEELKKIHRVVGKALPGAPHAVWLVLDATTGQNALQQAKAFKEAVQVTGIILSKLDSSARGGMAFAIQESLGLPILYAGLGEKPEDLQVFDREAFVNGILEKNGK; translated from the coding sequence ATGGCAGACCTGTTTTCTAAATGGAAAAATGGACTGGAAAAAACCCGAAAAGCGGCATTCGGTCGAATCGCAACGTTGTTTGGGGCAACTCAAATTAACACCGAAACCTGGGAAGAATTAGAAGCCATTCTGGTTCAAGCCGATTTAGGGATAGAGACCACAGAAGAAATTATTCAAGCCCTCAAGCAGCATGTTGTTCAGGAAGGACTGACACGAACAGAAGAACTTCAACATGCATTGCGCGAAGTGCTCATTCAACGACTTGACCCCACCCCTGTGGTGGATTTTTCTTATCAAAAACCGGCTATTATTCTGCTGGTCGGTGTAAATGGTTCAGGTAAAACCACAACCGCTGCCAAACTGGGATGGCAGTTTTCCCGCGCGGGGAAAACCGTCCTGCTTGCCGCCGCCGATACATTTCGCGCCGCGGCTGTGGATCAACTTCAGGTGTGGGGGGAACGGCTTGGTTTACCCGTGATTGCGGGGCAACCCAATGCAGACCCTGCCGCCGTTGCATTTGATGCTATTCAATCAGCCATCTCTAAAAAAATTGATATTGTTCTGGTAGATACAGCGGGACGTCTCCATACCCGTTATAACCTGATGGAGGAATTAAAGAAAATCCATCGCGTTGTAGGCAAAGCCTTACCCGGTGCCCCACATGCTGTATGGCTGGTTCTAGATGCCACCACAGGACAAAACGCCCTGCAACAAGCAAAGGCATTTAAGGAGGCTGTTCAGGTCACAGGTATCATTTTAAGCAAACTGGATTCGTCTGCGCGTGGTGGAATGGCGTTCGCTATTCAAGAGAGTCTTGGCTTGCCGATACTCTACGCGGGTTTAGGAGAAAAACCCGAGGACTTACAGGTCTTTGACCGTGAAGCATTTGTCAATGGGATTTTGGAGAAAAACGGAAAATAG
- a CDS encoding HAD-IIA family hydrolase, with translation MREIRGLILDMDGVLWRGKEPLLDIQKFFDQIQELGLKVVLATNNATKSVDQYLEKLSRYGISLQPQQIVNSAMSAAYYLKRRFPHGGPVFVVGEQGLIDTLQEAGFYPAEENVLAVVAGLDRTLNYPKLSQASLLIRKGALFVGTNPDKTFPSPQGLTPGAGAVLAFLETGSGVKPVITGKPEPYLFELALERMCLEPSHVLTVGDRLDTDILGAQRTGCQTAAVLTGVSSLEEIQAWNPPVDLILENLVDLIPFLRNG, from the coding sequence ATGAGAGAAATTCGTGGATTAATCCTTGATATGGATGGGGTTTTATGGAGGGGTAAAGAACCTCTTCTAGACATTCAAAAGTTTTTTGACCAGATTCAGGAACTGGGGCTTAAAGTTGTATTGGCAACCAATAATGCAACAAAGAGCGTCGACCAATATCTGGAGAAACTATCCCGTTATGGTATCTCACTTCAACCACAGCAAATTGTCAACTCTGCCATGTCGGCAGCATATTATCTTAAGAGACGTTTTCCGCACGGAGGCCCTGTTTTTGTTGTTGGGGAACAAGGACTCATCGATACGCTTCAGGAAGCGGGATTTTACCCCGCCGAGGAAAACGTCCTCGCCGTTGTGGCTGGGTTAGATCGAACACTGAACTACCCTAAACTCTCTCAGGCTTCATTACTGATTCGTAAAGGCGCCCTATTTGTTGGCACAAACCCCGATAAAACTTTTCCTTCACCGCAGGGATTGACACCAGGGGCTGGTGCAGTTCTGGCATTTCTGGAAACCGGAAGTGGGGTTAAACCGGTGATTACTGGAAAACCTGAACCCTATTTATTTGAACTTGCCCTGGAGAGAATGTGTCTGGAACCTTCCCATGTCCTGACGGTAGGCGATCGCTTGGACACAGATATTTTAGGCGCCCAAAGGACTGGCTGTCAAACCGCGGCAGTACTTACCGGAGTCTCCTCCCTGGAAGAAATTCAAGCCTGGAATCCGCCGGTAGACTTAATTCTGGAAAATCTTGTGGACTTAATTCCGTTTTTAAGAAATGGATAG
- the rlmN gene encoding 23S rRNA (adenine(2503)-C(2))-methyltransferase RlmN, with the protein MSERPLIYDFDLEDLQNILVAWGEPPFRAKQVWEGLYHSFWNSPEEFTHLPKTLRNRLAEEFSFSHLSPIQTYASEDGETSKTLFHLPDNRSIETVLMRYKERRTLCISTQSGCAMGCVFCATGQMGFGRHLSSGEIVEQVIYFARLLRKTNEVVTNVVVMGMGEPFHNYENTLKAIARLNHPEGFNLGARRFTISTVGLVPMIERFAQENHQINLAISLHAANDTLRSSLLPVNKKYPISDLMRAVRQYVAQTGRRVTFEWALIRDINDSPEHARELASLLKGLLCHVNVIPLNPTQKYHGKATTRERAEAFCSILQKAGIPATIRLRRGIDIQAGCGQLATQHTQTLEG; encoded by the coding sequence ATGAGCGAACGGCCTCTCATTTATGACTTTGATCTTGAAGACCTGCAAAATATCCTCGTGGCTTGGGGAGAACCCCCTTTCCGTGCAAAACAAGTTTGGGAAGGACTCTACCACTCTTTCTGGAACTCCCCGGAAGAGTTTACTCACTTACCTAAAACCTTAAGAAACCGCCTTGCCGAGGAATTTTCTTTTTCTCATCTTTCGCCTATTCAGACTTATGCCTCCGAGGACGGTGAAACCTCCAAAACGCTTTTCCATCTTCCTGACAACCGCTCCATCGAAACCGTATTGATGCGCTATAAAGAACGTCGCACCCTGTGTATATCTACGCAATCAGGTTGTGCCATGGGTTGCGTATTTTGCGCCACCGGACAGATGGGTTTTGGAAGACACCTCTCCAGTGGAGAAATAGTCGAACAGGTCATTTATTTTGCCCGCCTGTTACGAAAGACTAACGAGGTGGTTACGAATGTTGTTGTCATGGGAATGGGCGAACCTTTTCATAATTACGAGAACACACTGAAAGCCATAGCCCGCTTGAATCATCCGGAGGGATTCAACCTTGGAGCACGCCGATTCACTATATCCACGGTTGGGCTCGTTCCAATGATCGAACGATTTGCTCAGGAAAACCATCAGATTAATCTGGCAATTAGTCTCCATGCGGCAAATGATACATTGCGTTCCAGTTTGTTACCTGTGAATAAAAAATATCCCATTTCAGACTTGATGCGTGCCGTGCGCCAATATGTGGCTCAAACCGGCAGAAGGGTCACCTTTGAGTGGGCACTGATTCGAGATATAAATGATTCCCCTGAACACGCCCGTGAACTTGCCTCACTGTTGAAAGGCTTGCTATGCCATGTCAACGTGATTCCACTCAACCCGACCCAAAAATATCATGGAAAGGCTACTACACGCGAAAGAGCCGAAGCCTTTTGCAGTATTTTGCAAAAGGCTGGCATTCCGGCAACCATTCGTCTCCGACGGGGTATTGATATCCAAGCCGGATGCGGTCAATTAGCCACCCAACACACTCAAACTCTGGAAGGATGA
- a CDS encoding ATP-dependent Clp protease proteolytic subunit — MSIPDFRSVIPMVIESSARGERAYDIYSLLLKERIVFVGTPIDDQIANLIVAQLLFLSREDPEKDIQMYINCPGGLIYAGMAIYDTMQMIPNRISTVAVGVTASFGTVLLAAGSKGQRYALPHATIHMHQPLGGAQGQASDIEIQAREILRLKSQLNQILSQCTGQPMDVIERDTERDFYMDSYQAVEYGLVDKVLEPPTK; from the coding sequence GATTTTCGCTCGGTCATCCCGATGGTGATTGAGTCCTCAGCACGTGGAGAACGTGCTTATGACATTTACTCTCTTTTGTTGAAAGAGCGCATCGTCTTTGTGGGCACTCCCATTGACGATCAAATTGCCAACCTAATTGTGGCACAATTGCTTTTCCTGAGTCGGGAAGATCCTGAAAAGGATATTCAGATGTACATCAATTGTCCGGGCGGCTTAATCTATGCAGGGATGGCAATCTACGATACCATGCAGATGATCCCAAACCGTATCAGCACAGTTGCTGTAGGGGTTACAGCCTCCTTTGGAACGGTACTTCTTGCCGCTGGTTCAAAAGGGCAACGCTATGCCCTTCCTCATGCAACCATTCACATGCACCAGCCTTTGGGTGGCGCTCAGGGTCAAGCATCGGACATCGAAATTCAAGCCCGCGAAATCCTGCGCCTGAAATCTCAACTGAATCAAATTTTGTCTCAATGCACCGGACAACCTATGGATGTCATTGAGCGTGATACGGAGCGGGATTTCTACATGGACTCTTACCAGGCAGTGGAGTATGGGCTTGTAGACAAAGTGCTTGAGCCTCCTACAAAGTAA